The genomic interval CGTCGTCGGGCGTCGCGTCGGCCGAGAAACCGGACCTCGAAGAACGGTACGCCGGTCGGGCGAGCCTCCGCGAGGCGTTCCGCGACCACGCCGCCGACCTGCCCGCCGCCCTCGCCGACGCAGGCGTGGTGTCCGAGGAGTTCGACTTCGAGCAGGTCGACTTCGCGGTGGACCCGGACGCGACCAAGGTCCGGCCGACCGACGCCGACGGCCGCGCGGGCGTGACCGTCGTGGCGGCCTCGGGCCCTCGGTCGGCGCTCGGGATGATATCGACCAGCACCGACGACCACGACATCTCGCTGTACGTCCAGCCCCAGCGCGAGGAGAGTTACGCGTTCGTCGAACCGAAAGACGACGGTGACCGCTTCGTCGTGACCGACGACGGCGACGAGGTCACGACTCTCGAATGCACGTACAAGAGTTGTTCGTGCGAACGGTGTTACAACCCCGACGGCGTCATGTACTACTACGAGGAAGAGTACCGATGTAACACCGACTGTACGGACTGCTTCGTCGAGGGGACCGAGTGTATCTGCACCTCGTGCTCGTAGCGAGGACGGCGACTCCTCGAACGACCTTCGCGACTCGCGACCGTCCCTTCGTTCGAGGGACGACACTGGCGACCGAGCGCCGACCGACTATATCATAGAAAACCATTAAGTAACAGGTCGTTGAGTGTCGGACGAGGGTTCGAAAAATGACGGGAGGGGGGAGCTTCGACGGTATCGACAGGCGAACGTACATCAAGTGTGCTGCGCTCTTGGGGGGCGCTGGCGCGGCGTCGCTCTCGGGCTACACTCAGCAGGAGTGGGAGAACACGCTCGAACTGATGCACGGGTGGACCGGCGGCGACGGGGCCGAGGCGGTCGACGCGCTCGAATCGGCGTTCGAGGAGGAGTATCCCGACATGGACACCGACTTCCGGGCCATCGGCGGGACCGGAAACGTGAACCTCGACCAAGCGGTCGCACAGCGACTCCGGGACGGGGAACCGCCGAGCCTGTTCGCGGGGTGGCCGGGACCGAACCTCCAGCAGTACGAGGGCGTGCTGGGGGACATCGAGGCCGACGTGTGGGACGAGGCCGGACTCAAGGACGCCCACGCCGGGGAGGTGGTCGAGGCCTGCCAGTTCGGCGACGGCTTCTCGGCCGTCCCCATCGGCTCCCACCGGATGAACGACCTCTTCTACAACGTCGAGGTCGTCGAGGAGGCGGGGGTCGACCCACAGGACATCGACAGCTTCGACGCGTGGGTCGACGCGCTCGACGCGGTCGCCAGCGAGACCGACGCGGTGCCGTACGCCAACTCGCTGTCGACGTGGACCGTCCTCCAGTTCTGGGCGGTCAACATGCTGGGGACTCAGGGCTTCGACGCCTACATGAACTTCATCGAGGGCGAGGGCGACGAGGAGGCCGTCCGGGCGGCCTTCGAGAACGCCGAGACGGTCCTCTCGGAGTACCTCAACGACGACGCCCCGGAGATCGACTTCACCGAGGCCAACCAGCGCATCATGTCGGGGGACGCCGCGTTCATCCACCAGGGCAACTGGGCGGCCGGGGCGTACGTGACCGAGGACCTGACCTTCGGCGAGGACTGGGACCGAATCCAGTACCCCGGCACCGAGGAGATGTACGGCTTTCATCTCGACTCGTTCATCTACCCCGGCAACCAGCTCGACAATCCGAGTCCCGAGGAGTCGAAGGCGTTCCTCCGGTTCGCCGGGGGGCAAGACGCGCAGGTGGCGTTCAATCAGTACAAGGGGTCGATTCCGACCCGCGAGGTGCCGACCGACGCGTTCAGCCCGTACCTGACCGAGACCATCGAGGACTTCGCGGAGGCCGAACAGCGACCGCCCACGCTAGCTCACGGGCTCGCGGTGACCCAGGACGTACAGTCGGACCTCGAAGACGCGCTCGCCGACACCTTCGTCGACCCGTACGACGTGGACGCCGCCACGCAACGGTTCATGGAGATCGTGTAGCCGGTCCATCCGCCTTCGCTTTCGACAGGCCATGAGCGACGAACTGGAGTCGACGGTCGACCGCCGCCGCGAGCGAGACGTCGAGAGCGACGTCGCCACCGAGCGGTCGGCTCTGCGGCGCGTTCTGGACCGCGACGTGGTTCAGTCGGCACCGTTCTGGCTCCCGCCGTTCCTGCTGATGGGCTTCTTCATCTACGCCGCCATCGGCTGGAACTTCGTCATCTCGCTCACCGACTACTCAGGGTTCGGGGCCATCGAGTACCGGCCCATGAACTTCGAGAACTACCGGGCGATGCTCGACGACCCGGCGATGTGGACGGCGACCCGCAACACCTTCGCGCTGTTGGTCGGGTTCACGCTGATCTGTCTGGTCGTGGGTCTCGCGCTCGCGGTCCTGCTCGACCGCGAGGTGCGGTTCGGGCGGGCGTTCCGGACCATCTACCTCCTGCCGATGAGCCTGTCGTTCATCGTGACCGCGCAGTTCTGGATGTGGATGTACAACTTCGACTTCGGCATCGTGAACCGGGTGGTGGGGCTGGTCGGACTGGGTCCCTACAGTTGGCTCGGGAGCCCGCGGCTGGTGCTGGGGTCGGTGATATTCGCGCTCGTCTGGCAGTTCAGCGGCTACACGATGGTCGTCTACCTCGCCGCCCTGCGGGCGATTCCACGCGACCAGTACGAGGCCGCGAGGGTCGACGGCGCGAGCACGCTCCGGATGTACTGGCGCGTGATACTCCCGCAACTCAAGCCCGCGATGGTGAGCGCGTCGGTCGTGCTGGTGCTGTTCGCGCTCAAGGCGTTCGACTTCCTCTACGCCATCTGGGGGTATCGCCCGCGGCGCGGGGCCGACATCCTCGCGACCAAGATGGTGCGGGAGGCATTCAACAAGCAGGACTGGTCGTACGCCGCCGCCATCGCCATCCTGCTGTTCGCGCTGTCGCT from Halorussus salilacus carries:
- a CDS encoding ABC transporter substrate-binding protein encodes the protein MTGGGSFDGIDRRTYIKCAALLGGAGAASLSGYTQQEWENTLELMHGWTGGDGAEAVDALESAFEEEYPDMDTDFRAIGGTGNVNLDQAVAQRLRDGEPPSLFAGWPGPNLQQYEGVLGDIEADVWDEAGLKDAHAGEVVEACQFGDGFSAVPIGSHRMNDLFYNVEVVEEAGVDPQDIDSFDAWVDALDAVASETDAVPYANSLSTWTVLQFWAVNMLGTQGFDAYMNFIEGEGDEEAVRAAFENAETVLSEYLNDDAPEIDFTEANQRIMSGDAAFIHQGNWAAGAYVTEDLTFGEDWDRIQYPGTEEMYGFHLDSFIYPGNQLDNPSPEESKAFLRFAGGQDAQVAFNQYKGSIPTREVPTDAFSPYLTETIEDFAEAEQRPPTLAHGLAVTQDVQSDLEDALADTFVDPYDVDAATQRFMEIV
- a CDS encoding carbohydrate ABC transporter permease, with the protein product MSDELESTVDRRRERDVESDVATERSALRRVLDRDVVQSAPFWLPPFLLMGFFIYAAIGWNFVISLTDYSGFGAIEYRPMNFENYRAMLDDPAMWTATRNTFALLVGFTLICLVVGLALAVLLDREVRFGRAFRTIYLLPMSLSFIVTAQFWMWMYNFDFGIVNRVVGLVGLGPYSWLGSPRLVLGSVIFALVWQFSGYTMVVYLAALRAIPRDQYEAARVDGASTLRMYWRVILPQLKPAMVSASVVLVLFALKAFDFLYAIWGYRPRRGADILATKMVREAFNKQDWSYAAAIAILLFALSLSVIAPYLYQQHKQGNL